A window of Calditerrivibrio sp. genomic DNA:
ATACAGCCTGAAAAAAATTTATGTAAGGCTCAACCATCCATGGCCCCCATACCGAAATTGGACGAATTATAGTCCATTCAAAAGGTAAATTTAGCCAACTGCGAACAATTTTTTCCCCTTCCACTTTACTTTGTCCATAGGCTGTTGTAGGTAAATAATCTGTATCGTGTTTGGGCATGTATCCCATTTTACAAACAAGCAGTGATGATGTAAAAACAACCCTTTTGACGGTCTGATACTGTCTGTTCAATACTATCAAAGCATTTATAAGGTTTACAACTCCCTGCATATTTGGAGCAAACTCATTTATATCCGTTATAGAATGTGCACCAGTCTTAGCAGCTAAATGAACTACATAATCCGGCTTAAACTCTAAAATAATTTTCTCCAATCTTTCATAATCCATTATGTCACAATGTTTATAAAATTTAGCATGCTCCTTTTTATAAGGTTCTTTAATGTCAATATTTAAAACCTCACAGCCCCTCTCCAGAGCATAATCAACATAATTAGTGCCAATAAAACCTGAACCACCGGTGATGATAACACGCATTTTATCTCCTCAAAATTTTTTCTTTAATAAACTTTCTCAACAACATTACATTTCTCTCTTTAGAAAACTCATAGGGAAGTAAATTACTTC
This region includes:
- a CDS encoding NAD(P)-dependent oxidoreductase gives rise to the protein MRVIITGGSGFIGTNYVDYALERGCEVLNIDIKEPYKKEHAKFYKHCDIMDYERLEKIILEFKPDYVVHLAAKTGAHSITDINEFAPNMQGVVNLINALIVLNRQYQTVKRVVFTSSLLVCKMGYMPKHDTDYLPTTAYGQSKVEGEKIVRSWLNLPFEWTIIRPISVWGPWMVEPYINFFQAVSQGWYMHIGHGHYKRSMGYVENIAHEIHCILLAPTEKVHQKTFYVGDPEPIDLYNFAEMVREKLGAPKIKKMPIVLAKLLAKIGDILKLLGWVNVPLTSFRLNNITTEYVFDLSPIVDVCNGKLPYDINIAIERTVNWYKHEVKK